The nucleotide sequence GCGCACGTCGATGTAGACGTAGTCCTTGTTGGGACCGGCGCCGCGGCCCTCGAGCACCTCCAGCACCATCGAGCGGGCGACGATGTCGCGCGGCGCGAGGTCGACGATGGTGGGGGCGTAGCGCTCCATGAAGCGCTCGCCGTCGGCGTTGAGCAGCCGGCCGCCCTCGCCGCGGACGGCCTCGGAGATCAGGATGCCGAGACCGGCCAGGCCCGTCGGATGGAACTGGTGGAACTCCATGTCCTCCAACGGAAGTCCCTTGCGGAACACGATGCCCAGACCGTCGCCGGTGAGGGTGTGCGCGTTGGAGGTGGTCTTGTACATCCGGCCCGAGCCGCCGGTGGCGAACACGATCGCCTTGGCGTGGAAGACGTGGATGTCGCCGCTGGACAGCTCATAGGCCACGATGCCGGTGGCGACCGGGCCGCCGGGGGTGTCGGTGAGGACGAGGTCGAGCGCGTAGAACTCGTTGAAGAACTCGACGTCGTGCTTGACGCAGTTTTGGTAGAGCGTCTGCAGGATCATGTGGCCCGTGCGGTCCGCGGCGTAGCAGGCGCGGCGGACGGGCGCCTTGCCGTGATCACGGGTGTGACCGCCGAAGCGGCGCTGGTCGATCCGGCCCTCGGGGGTGCGGTTGAACGGCATCCCCATCTTCTCGAGGTCGTAGACCGCGTCGATGGCCTCGCGGCACATGATCTCCACGGCGTCCTGGTCGGCGAGGTAGTCGCCGCCCTTGACGGTGTCGAAGGTGTGCCACTCCCAGTTGTCTTCCTCGACGTTGGCCAGTGCGGCGCACATGCCGCCCTGCGCGGCGCCGGTGTGGCTGCGCGTCGGGTAGAGCTTGGTCAGCACGGCCGTGCGGGCGTGGGGACCGGCCTCGACGGCGGCGCGCATGCCCGCGCCTCCGGCGCCGACGATGACGACGTCGTAGCGGTGCTCGATGATCACGAAGAGCTCCTTAGATGTTGGCGTCGAAGGTCACGAGCACGTAGGTGCCGAGCACCAGCGTGAAGACCGTCGTCAGCGCGAGCAGCAGGTTCAGCCAGAACTTGGTCGAGTCCTTGCGCGTGTAGTCGGCGATGATCGTCCGCAGGCCGTTGGCGCCGTGCAACTGCGCGAGCCACAGCAGCAGCAGGTCCCAGGTCTGCCAGAACGGCGACGCCCAGCGCTGTGCTACGTAGTTGAAGTCGATGCGGTACACGCCGCCGTCCCACATCAGGCCGATGAAGAGGTGGCCCAGCGCGAGGAACACCAGCACCAGGCCGGAGAACCGCATGAACAGCCAGGCGTACTTCTCGAAGTTCGGCATCGCCGAGCGGCGCCGCGGCGCACGCGGATTGTCCAGGCCGGCGGGTCGGTCGAAGGTGCGCTGCATGACCGGGGCGGGACCGCCGCGCTCACTCAGGTGGTCGTAGGCATTCTCGACGCTGGGGCTCACAGGAAACGCTCCGCCATGTGCATGCCGATCACGCCGAGCGACGCGATCAGGACGACGATGAAGACTCCGGCGACGACCCAGAGCATCTGACGCTGATACCGCGGACCGTCCTTCCAGAAGTCGATGAGGATGATCCGGATGCCGTTGAGGGCGTGGTACAGGACCGCCGCGACCAACCCCATCTCCATGAGGCCGATCACCGGCGTCTTGTACGTGTCCATGATCGTGTTGAACGCCTCGGGGCTTACCCGCACCAGCGCGGTGTCGAGGACGTGCACGAACAGGAAGAAGAAGATCGTGGCGCCGGAGATGCGGTGCAGGACCCACGACCACATGGCGGGATCGCCGCGGTAGAGCGTGCGGCGGCGCGGTGGGGACGAGCGCGGGGCGGGGACGGCCGAATCCGCGGCTGTCGCTGTACTCACTGAAAGGACCTCCAACGCCATCGGTGGATGTTCACCGCGTCGCACGCGGCCGATGGCTGCTCACGGCTGCGAAACTGCTGCTGACGAACCTGAGAACGACTCTAATCCCAAAGGTCGCGCTCGAAGAACTAGCGTGGTAGCCCCGGTAGTCCCGAGCAGGCGAAAGTTAGGTATGCCTACGTTGCTGACGGCGCGTGTGGAGCAGTATTTCGGAATCCATTCAGACTGTGGCCGCGATGGCTGACGCGGCGGCCGCCATCGACTGGGAACTGTTGCGGCGCAAGGCAATCGAGGTAGCCAGGTACGCCTACGCCCCGTACTCCGGCTACCCGGTGGGTGCCGCGGCGTTCACCGATGGGGGGAACGTCGTCGCCGGATGCAATGTGGAGAATGTCTCATACGGTTTGGGTCTGTGCGCCGAGTGCGCGGTGGTCTCCGCGCTGCATTCCACCGGCGGCGGACGGCTGCTGGGCCTGGCGTGCGTGGCCGCCGACGGGGCCCCGCTGATGCCCTGCGGACGCTGCCGGCAACTGCTGCTCGAGCACGGCGGGCCGGACCTGCTAATCGACCATCCGGCAGGGCCGCGACCGCTGCGCGAGCTGCTGCCCGACGCGTTCGGTCCGGACGACCTCGCCCGCGCACCCGGGGCCGGAACGCAGTGACCCAGTTCACATTCGACGCTCCCTCGGTTATCCGCACGAAGCGCGACGGCGGGGTGCTGTCCGACGCGGCGATCGACTGGGTGATCGACGGCTACACCCACGGCCGCGTGCACGACGCACAGATGTCGGCGCTGCTGATGGCGATCTTCCTGCGCGGCATGACCGGCGCGGAGATCACCCGCTGGACCGCCGCGATGATCGGCTCCGGCGTGCGATTCGACTTCACCGACCTACGCCGCGACGGCAGACCGCTGCGGCTGGTCGACAAGCACTCCACCGGCGGGGTGGGCGACAAGATCACCATTCCGCTGGTGCCGGTCGTCATGGCGTGCGGGGCGGCGGTCCCGCAGGCGGCCGGACGCGGCCTCGGACACACCGGCGGCACGCTCGACAAGCTGGAGGCCATCCCGGGCTTCACCGCCGAGCTGTCGAAAGACCGCATCCGGCAACAGCTTCAGGACATCGGCGCGGCGGTGTTCGCCGCAGGTGACCTCGCGCCGGCCGACCGCAAGATCTACGCGCTGCGCGACGTCACCGGCACCACCGAGTCGCTGCCGCTGATCGCGAGTTCGGTGATGAGCAAGAAGCTCGCCGAGGGGGCGCGGGCCCTGGTGCTCGACACCAAGGTGGGTCGCGGCGCGTTCCTCCCGACCGAGGACGAGGCGCGTCGGCTGGCGCGCACGATGGTCGACCTCGGCAACGACTACGGCGTCCCGACCGTGGCGCTGCTGACCGACATGGACCGTCCGCTGGGCCGGGCGGTCGGCAACGCCGTGGAGGTCGCCGAGTCGCTCGACGTCCTCGCCGGCGGTGGGCCGGACGACGTCGTCGAGCTGACCCTCGCGCTGGCCCGCGCCATGCTCGAGGCCGCCGGCGTGGACGGGGTCGACCCGGCCGACACGCTGGCCGACGGGCGCGCCATGGACGCCTTCCGCAGCCTGGTCGCCGCCCAGGGCGGCGACCTCACCCGACCGCTGCCGACGGCAGCGCACGTCGAGACCATCACGGCGCCGCGCGGTGGCACGATGGGGGACATCGACGCGATGGCGGTGGGTCTGGCGGTCTGGCGGCTCGGGGCGGGCCGCTCGGCGCCGGGCGAACAGGTGCAGTTCGGGGCCGGGCTCACCATGCACCGCCGCCCGGGCGAACCGGTCGCGGCGGGCGAGCCGCTGTTCACCCTGGCCACCGACACCCCCGAGCGCATGGCCGGCGCGATCGCCGAACTGGACGGCGGCTGGTCGGTGGTCGACCGCGCACCCGACGTCGGACCACTGGTCCTCGACGAGATCCGCTGAGACGAGATTCGCTGAGACGCAGAACAGGTGAAAGGCAGGCATCCGTGACCACACCGTTGACCCTGGAGTCCATCCGCAAGGCGCCCAAGGCGCTGCTGCACGATCACCTCGACGGCGGCCTGCGCCCCGGCACCGTCCTCGACCTCGCGGCCGAGACCGGGTACGACGAGCTGCCCGCCACCGACGTCGAGGCGCTCGCGACCTGGTTCAAGACGCAGGCCCACAGCGGGTCGCTGGTCCGCTACCTGGAGCCCTTCGCGCACACCGTGGCGGTCATGCAGACCCCGGAGGCGCTGCACCGCGTGGCGCGCGAGTGCGCCGAGGACCTGGCCGCCGACTCGGTGGTGTACGCCGAGGTCCGCTTCGCGCCCGAACTGCACATCGACGGTGGGCTGTCGCTGGACGCCGTCGTCGACGCCGTGCTGGCCGGGTTCGCCGACGGGGAGGCTTCCGCGGCCGCCGACGGCAGGCCGATCGTGGTGCGCTGCCTGGTGACCGCGATGCGGCACGCCGCGCGCTCCCGTGAGATCGCCGAGCTGGCCGTCCGCTTCCGGGATCGGGGAGTCGTCGGCTTCGACATCGCCGGCGCCGAGGCGGGTTACCCGCCCACGCGGCACCTCGACGCCTTCGAGTACATGCGCGGCAACAACGCGCGCTTCACCATCCACGCCGGCGAGGCCTTCGGTCTGCCGTCGATCCACGAGGCGATCGCCTTCTGCGGCGCCGACCGGCTGGGCCACGGCGTGCGCATCGTCGACGACGTCCACCGCGCGCCGGACGGCTCGGTCGAACTGGGCCGGCTGGCATCGCTGTTGCGGGACAAGCGGATTCCGCTGGAGATGTGCCCGAGCAGCAACGTGCAGACCGGCGCGGCGCCCAGCATCGAGGGCCACCCCTTCGACCTTCTGGCCCGGCTGCGGTTCCGCGTCACGGTGAACACCGACAACCGCCTGATGAGCGACACCACGATGAGCCACGAGATGCTGCACCTGGTGAACGCCTTCGGCTACGGGTGGAGCGACCTGCAGCGGTTCACGATCAACGCGATGAAGTCGGCCTTCATCCCGTTCGACCAGCGGCTGTCGATCATCGACGACGTCATCAAGCCGCGCTACGCCGTGCTGGTCGGCTGAACCGACGCACCGCCCGCCGTCAGCGCGGCGCCAGCAGGTCGCGTGCCCGCAACGCGAGCCAGAACTCCGCGATGGCGGCGCTGTCGGTGATGCGGCGGCCGGTGATCTCCTCGATCCGCCCGATCCGGTAGACGACGGTCTGCCGGTGCACGCCGAGCGCCTCGGCCGTGCGCAGCCAGGACCGGTCACAGCGCAGGTAGGCATCCAGCGTGCGGACCATGTCGCTGGAGCGCGCGGCGTCGTAGGCCAGCAGCCGGCCCAGCACCCGGTCGACCACCACCTGCGCCTCGTCGGTGTCGCGGAGCATCGACAGCATCGTGACGTCGGCGTAGCGCGCGGTGCGGTCCGGGACGCTCTCGGCGGCGCGCATCGCCCAGCCCGCCTCGCGCGCGGCCGCGGGACCGCGGCGTGGATGGTCCAGGACGTCGCTGACCCCGATGGCGGCGGACGTCCCGAGTCGGTGGCGCAGCGCGGCCAGCGGCCCGTCGCCGCACGGGATGAGCGCGTACAGCACCGAGCCGCGGCGCAGCAGCAGATGCGCCACCTGCCGGCGGCCCAGGCTGACGTGCAGATGACGCTCCGCGGCGGGCGACGCGCCGGCCGCGGCCACCAGCACGCAGGACGCCGGTGGCAGGTCGCGGTCGGCGAGCGCCCGGCGCGCGTCGGGACCGGTGAGCCGGCCGTCGCACAGTGAGGCGAGCAGTTCGGCACCGATGCGGCGGTCGTGCTCGCGACGGACGTTCTGCTGCGCGAGCAGCACGGCGACCGCCGAGGCGAGGTGCTGCAGCTGCACGACGTCCGGCGGCGTTGCCCGAAAGTCGTACGCCAGCAACACCGTCGGCTCCTCGTCGGGAACCTCGACGGCGAGCGCGCGGGTGTCGTCGGCGGCGACGTGCAGGACGCCGGGCACCGCACCGCGCCGTCCCGCGATCTCGTCGGTCAACGCCGCGCGCAGCGCCCCGGGGATTTGCGCCGACGCTTCCAGCACGGACTCCCCGGTGGCGGCGTCGAGCACCGCGAGCCGGCAGTCGACGTCGCGGCCCAGCTGACCGAGCGCGTCGCCTGCGCCCGTGCCGCCGACCGACTGCCGGATCACCTGGTAGACGCGCTCGGTCACCGCGATGCGGCGGGTGTCGTCCGCCCCGGCGCCGGCGGCGACGGCACGGCCGATCGCCGCGAACCCCACCGAGTACGGCGCCGTCAGCACCGGGAAGGCGAGGCGTTCGGCGAGGGCGACGGCAGTGGCGGTCAGGTCGGGGGTCGCGGCGTCCAGCCCGATGACCACGCCGCAGATGCCCTTCTCGGCCAGCCCGCGGATCAGCGCGCTCTGCCCGCGCGCCGACTCCGGCAGCGTCTGCCCGTTCTTCATCAGCAGCTCACCGCCGGCCAGCCAGGACCACGGCTCCTCCAGGTCGGAGGTCTGCGCCCAGGACACGGGCCGGTCGAGTCCCGCGCCGCCCGCGCGCACCTCGAGTCGCAGATGCGGCGTATCGACCAGGTCGGCGAGACGGTAGACCACCGCGCACCTCCTCGTCGTCGGATCGTCACCTGGGCGCAACACGTGGCAGCGGTGCGGACGCCGTCGGCGAACGCCCAGTTCAGCAGCGGCAGCACCGGCGCCCGGCCCGGCGCGGACGTCATCCGGCGCGCGCTGTCACCGGAGAAATCTAGACGATCGTCCATACCGCGGCGCACAATTCGCACCATCGGCCAGTTCCCTTTCGGTCGGCGGGCGCTCAGAGTCCCTTCCATACGACGTCCCGGACGATGTCCCGTGCAGATGCAGCCGAAGGAGCAGCGATGACCGATCCCCCCGCCGCCGTACCGGATGCGCCGCCGCGCCTGTCCCGCGGCTTCACGTTCCGGTCGGCACTGTCGCTGGCGTTCGCCGACGTGTCACCCATCGCGGCGGTCTACGCGATCTTCACGCTCGGATTGTTCGCGGCCGGACCGAAGTTCTTCTGGGCCTTCCCGATCGTGCTGCTCGGCCAGCTGCTCGTCGCGGCGGTGTTCGGCGAGCTGGCGTCGCGCTGGCCGTACGCGGGCAGCGTGTACCAGTGGTCGCGTCACGTCCGCGGAACCACCGCGGGCTGGGTGGCCGCGTGGGCGTACATGTGGGGACTGACGATCGCGTTGGGCACGCTGTCCTACGCCGCGAGCGGGTTCCTGCTGCAGATCTTCGGCGTCGTCGAGCCGTCGCGGTGGCAGACCGCCAGCGTGGCCATCCTCATCATCGCGCTCGGCACCGTGGTCAACATGGTGGGCCGGCGCGTGCTAAAGATCATGGTCGTCGCCAGCATCACCTGCGAGATCATCGGTTCGGTCGGCCTGGGCATCGTGCTGCTGGCGTTCTACCGGGAGAACCCGTTCTCGGCGCTGTTCTCCAACGCCGGCATCCCCGACGCGGCGTCGTGGACGTCCGGCCCGATGCTGCTGGCCATCGCCTTCGTCGGGTGGTCGTTCCTCGGCTTCGAGGCCGCCGGATCGGTGGCCGAGGAGGTCGAGGACCCGGAGCGCAACGTCCCCAAGGCGATCATCCTCGGGCTGCTGCTCGTCGGGATCGTCGTGATGTTCTCCAGCGCGGCGCTGATCCTCGCCATCCCGAACCTCGACGAGGTGGTGGCCGCCCAGACCGGTGACGTCGTCGCCGAGACGCTCACGGTGCACCTCGGTGCCGGCATCACCAAGCCGCTGCTGGCGATGTTCGTCATCGGTTTCATCTCCAGCTTCCTGGCCGTGCAGGCCGCCGTCTCGCGGTGCATCTGGGGTGCGGCGCGCGACCGCAGCCTGCCGGGCTCCACGCTGCTCGGCGGCCTCGCCGGCCCGGAACGCCTGCCGGTCAACGCCATCGGCCTCACCGCCCTGGTCGCGATCGTCTTCATCCTGCTGGCGGGCAGCGAGTTCTACAACGTGCTGGTGAACTTCAACATCATCGGGTTCTACATCGCCTTCGGCGTCCCCGTGATCGGCGCGGCGATCGCGCGGCTCACCGGAAAATGGAAGCCTGGGCCGTTCACGCTCGGCCGCTGGGGCGCGCCCGTCACCTACGTGGCGTCGCTGTGGATCGTGTTCGAGACGGTCAACGTCGCCTGGCCGCGGACCCAGCCCGGACAGCCCTGGTACATCAACTGGGCGAGCGTGCTGACCACCGTGGTGCTCGCCGTCGTCGGGGCCGTCATCTACCTGACGGTGCGGCGCAACATCACCGCGCCCATCGGCGAGCGCCTCGCGGCCGAGGACGCGCACCCCGCCGACGTCGCGCTGCCGGAGCGTTGATGGCGGGCACCGTCGTGGTGACCGGCGCAGCCTCGGGCATCGGCAGCGCCGTCGCGGAGCTGCTGCGCGCCGAGGGCTGGACCGTCGCGGGCGTCGACCTCGCCGAGCAGGCCGACTACGTGGCCGACGTCTCCGACCCCGCTGCGGTGCGGGCGGCGTTCGACCGGATCGTCGCCGACGCCGGCCGCGTCGACGCGGTGGTCTCGGCGGCCGGGCACTACGACATGACGCCGGTGTCCGAGATCTCCGCCGAGGCCCTGCGCCGGATGGTCCGCGTCCACCTCGGCGGACTGCGCAACACCGCCCGGTGCGCGCTGCCGTCGATGCTGGAACGTGGCACCGGTGCCGTGGTCGCGGTGACGTCGGAACTCGCGATCGGTGGCGGCGACGGCGACGCGCACTACGCGGCGGCCAAGGGTGCGGTCATCGGGCTGGTCCGCAGCCTCGCCGCCGAGGTGGCCGGGCGCGGCGTACGCGTCAACGCCGTGGCGCCCGGCCCGACCGACACGCCGATGCTGGCGGCCGACTCGCCCTGGCGCGCACCGGAATACCTCGCGACCCTGCCGAACCGGCGCCTCACCCGGCCCGACGAGATCGCCCGCGTGGTGAGCTTCCTGCTCGACGCCGACGCCGCCTACTGCACCGGAGAAGTCATCTCGCCCAACGGCGGGGCGGTGATCTGATGGGTCCGCTGCACGGCAGGCGCGCGCTGGTCACCGGTGCCGCACAGGGCATCGGGGCGGCGATCGCCCGGCGGCTCGCCGCCGACGGCGCCGCGGTGGTCGTCAACGACGTCGCCGACGGCGAGGCGCTCGCCGAGGTGGCCGCCGCGGTCGGCGGCCGCGCGGTGGGTGGCGACCTGTGCGACCCCGCCGTGGTCGCGGCACTCGCCGACGAGGAGCGCACCGGTGGGCCCGTCGACGTGCTGGTCTGCAACGCGGCCTACATGACGATGGCGCCGATGGTGGCCGACGACGAGGACGACTGGTGGCGCGTGGTCGACACCAACCTCGTCGCGACGTTCCTGCTGATCCAGGCCCTGCTGCCGGGCATGCGCCGCGTCGGAGGCGGCAACGTCGTCGTGATCGCCTCGGAGTGGGGCGTCACCGGCTGGCCCGGTGCGACGGCGTACGCGGCGTCGAAGGCCGGCCTGATCGCGCTGACGAAGACCCTCGGGCGCGAACTGGCGCGCGAGCACGTCACCGTCAACGCGATCGCCCCCGGTGTCGTCGACACCCCGCAGCTTCGGGTCGATGCCGATGCCGCCGGAACCACGCTGGAGGAGATCCGGCGCCGCTACGCGCGAGACATCCCGGCCGGCCGCATCGGTCGCCCGGAGGAGGTCGCCGCCGCCGCAGCGCTTCTCGCGCGCAACGACGTCGGCGCACTGGTGGGTCAGACACTGCAGATCAACGGAGGTTCGACACGGTGCCGGGTATGAGTGACGCGATCGTCGGGCAGGTCGACGGCCAGGAGGTGCCGCGCTATGCGGGGCTCACCACCTTCGCCCGGCTGCCGCGGCGCGAGGACGTGCCGCGCTGCGACGTCGCGGTCGTCGGCATCCCCTTCGACACCGGGGTCACCTACCGGCCGGGGGCGCGGTTCGGGCCGTCGCACATCCGGCAGGCGTCGCGGCTGCTGCGCCCGTACAACCCGGAACTGCGGGTGTCACCGTTCGCGCATCAGCAGGTCGTGGACGCGGGCGACATGGTGGCCAACCCGTTCGACATCGGCGTGGCCGTCGACCAAATCGACGCGCAGGCAACCGAACTCATCGACGCCGGGGCGAAGCTGGTGACGATGGGCGGCGACCACACCATCGCCTACCCGCTGCTGCGGGCGCACCGGCGCCGCTACGGTCCGGTGGCACTGCTGCACTTCGACGCCCACCTCGACACCTGGGACACGTACTTCGACACCCCCGTCACGCACGGCACCCCGTTCCGGCGCGCGGCGGAGGAGGGGCTGTTCGTCCCGGGTCACAGTGCGCACGTCGGCATCCGCGGATCGCTGTACTCGCCCGCCGATCTCGACGACGATGCGGGCATGGGCTTCACGGTCGTGCACTGCGCCGAGTTCGAGCGCACCAGCACCGACGCGGTCATCGAACGGCTGCGCGCACAGGTGGGGGACCGGCCGCTGTACGTGTCGGTCGACATCGACGTCCTCGATCCCGCGCACGCGCCCGCGACCGGAACCCCGGAAGCCGGCGGGATGACGAGCCGGGAGCTGCTCGCGATCCTCCGCGGGCTGGATGGGACCAACCTGGTCGGCGCGGACGTCGTCGAGGTGTCACCGGCCTACGACCACGCCGAGATCACCGGCGTCGCCGCAGCCAACCTCGTCTACGAGTTCGTGTCCCTGCTGGCGCGGGGGGCCGCCCGATGACCGCGCCCGCGACGCCCGTCGCGTGGCCGGCAGGCAAGCGCTGCGCGGCGTCGTTCAGTTTCGACGTCGATGCGGAGTCGGCGATGCTCGCCGTCGACCACGCCCACGCCGACCGCATGTCGGCGATCAGCCACCAGGCCTACGGCCCCCTGGTGGGCGTGCCGCGCATCCTCGACATCCTGGCCCGGCACGCGATCACCGCGACGTTCTTCGTGCCGGGCTACACGGCGCTGCGCTACCCCGACGTCATCCGCCGCATCGCCGGCGAAGGCCACGAGATCGCCCACCACGGCTACCTGCACGAGGCGATGGCCGGGTTGTCGGCGACGCAGGAGGCCGCGATCCTCGACCGCGGGCTGGAGGTCCTCGAACGGGTCACCGGCGTGCGCCCGGTCGGGTACCGGGCCCCGATGTGGGAGCTGAACTGGCATTCGCCGATGCTGCTGCACGAGCGCGGGTTCACCTACGACAGCTCGCTCATGGACGCCGACCACCCCTACGAGCTGGCGGTCGGGCCGGCGGGCGACGCGTCGCTCGTCGAGATCCCCATCCAGTGGGCGCTCGACGACTGGGAGCAGTACTGCTTCGTGCCGGACTTCAGCGGGACGGGGTTGATCGAGAGTCCGGTCAAGGTCGCCGAGATGTGGCGGCTCGAGTTCGACGGGCTGCGCTCGGTCGGCGGCTGCTTCGTGCTGACCAACCACCCGTTCCTGTCCGGGCGCCCGTCGCGGGCGACGGCGCTCGAAGGGCTCATCGAGTATGCGTGCTCGCTCGACGACACCTGGGTGACGCACCTCGGCGCGATCGCCGAGCACGTCCGCGGCCTCGGTCTGCCGCCACGGTCGGTGGTGCGGCCGGACCCGGGCGACTTCTAGCCCGGGTGCTCCGCGGCGTTACTCGGTGCGCAGTCGCGACTCGACGAACGCCTCGAGCTTCTCCCACTGCGCGACGGCCTTGGCGTGCGGGCCCGACGGCTCCGCGCCGCTGGGCTCTAGCACGTACCCGACGAGCCGGCCGAGCGGCTGGTCGCCGTCGAGCGCCGCATCCACCGAGGTGTCCTCGGCATAGTCGCTGACGTCGCGCAGCAGTTCGACCACCAGCTCGAGCTGTTCGCGGTCGACCGCGTCCGGTCCGTCGGCGAGGTCGTCGGCGAGACCGCTCAGGACGTACACGTTGTCCTCGGTGACGTCGATGCGCAACGAGCCGTCGATGGCCGCGGTGCGGATGTCGTCGTAGGTGTCGAAGCTCGACAGGTCGCTCTCGTGCTCGTCGGCGAGGTAGCGGGCCAGGGCGCGCTCCGAGCCGAACACGCTGATGCGGCCGTTGCGGCCGAGGAAGCGCGGCTCGTCGCCGACGTAGCAGCGCAGCGTGTAGTAGGTGCCGCTGCTGGTCATGATGCGGATCGGGTCGATGCCGACGCGGGTCCAGAAGTCCTCGTCGTCGCCGAGCAGCTGATGCTCGGCGTGCGCGGCGAGGGCGTCCTCCTCGTCGGTGTCCTCGCCGTCGGTTCCGGCGACGTCGTCGATCACCGGCTCGTCGGTCTCCTCGGGCTTGGGTGCCGGCTCGGCCATTTCGGCCTCGGCCTTCTCCACGGCCGCCGCGTCGACGTCCGGAACGGTGACGATCTCGTCGATGGAGTCCAGGACGCCGTCCCAGTTGCGGCCGATGACGGTTTCGATCTCGCTCCACCGCTTGCGCCCGGGCCGGCCGGCGAAGGCCTCCAGCCCGCCGCCGAGGGAACCGAGGACCGGGTTGCCGTTGAAGAACTTCGCGACGGGCGTCAGGTCGCAGACCGAGCCGAGCGACTGGACGATCGACAGGGCCCGCAGCAGGGTCGTGACCGACTCCTCGGTGGGCTTGGCGGCCACCACTTCGGGGACGTCGACGAGGTCGTACACGTGGTCGTCATGGGGGTCGCAGCGGTGCGCGGTGGCCTCGGTCAGAGCGGGCCACGCCGGGTGGTCGGTGAGGTCGTTGTCGGTGCTGGTCTTGACGAAGGCGGCCAGTTCGGCGACTGAGGAGAAGGCGTACAGGTCCTCGTCCTTGCCGAGGAAGCCCTGCCATTCGTCATCGGCGTCCCGCCACGACGGAGCCCACAGTGTGTACAGGTCGCCCTTGGTCAGCCCGAGCCGAACCGGCACGATTTCCGCAGCCATGGCGCACAGCGTAGCGACGTCACTCGTGGACGTGTCACGGTCCTCGTCGCCGCGTGCGGGCGGGGGATCGCGCGGGTGGGTCAGCGCTCCCGCGCGTCACCCGGCCGCGGGCGATTGACCGACGACATCCAGCCGGCCACGCTCAGCAGCATCAGGTAGGCGCCAGCGCCGAAACGGTAATTCGTGCCCAGGACCATGACGACGCTCCAATGCATTCGGTGTACGGCCAGGTTCCCCACTGATCGTCCGCAGCAAACCTGAGATTCGTGCGAGTCGACCCTGAGAGGAACCCAAGCGTTCGCTGGAACCAGCGTGACATCGGTCACCGCGACCTCGGCGCGGATCGCGCGAACCGTGACGGCGGCGTCGATTCGGACGGGTCGGCGCGGGCCGTTACCCGATCGTGATGGCTACTACGGAGCGTCATCGACGGACTCATCCCGTCGGCCGCCAGAAGCCCTGGAAACCCTGCCCGGCATTGGTGGTCCGGACGGGGGAGAGCTGCACCGGGTCGCCCGCCT is from Mycolicibacterium grossiae and encodes:
- a CDS encoding SDR family NAD(P)-dependent oxidoreductase; the encoded protein is MGPLHGRRALVTGAAQGIGAAIARRLAADGAAVVVNDVADGEALAEVAAAVGGRAVGGDLCDPAVVAALADEERTGGPVDVLVCNAAYMTMAPMVADDEDDWWRVVDTNLVATFLLIQALLPGMRRVGGGNVVVIASEWGVTGWPGATAYAASKAGLIALTKTLGRELAREHVTVNAIAPGVVDTPQLRVDADAAGTTLEEIRRRYARDIPAGRIGRPEEVAAAAALLARNDVGALVGQTLQINGGSTRCRV
- a CDS encoding SDR family NAD(P)-dependent oxidoreductase encodes the protein MAGTVVVTGAASGIGSAVAELLRAEGWTVAGVDLAEQADYVADVSDPAAVRAAFDRIVADAGRVDAVVSAAGHYDMTPVSEISAEALRRMVRVHLGGLRNTARCALPSMLERGTGAVVAVTSELAIGGGDGDAHYAAAKGAVIGLVRSLAAEVAGRGVRVNAVAPGPTDTPMLAADSPWRAPEYLATLPNRRLTRPDEIARVVSFLLDADAAYCTGEVISPNGGAVI
- a CDS encoding APC family permease, whose product is MTDPPAAVPDAPPRLSRGFTFRSALSLAFADVSPIAAVYAIFTLGLFAAGPKFFWAFPIVLLGQLLVAAVFGELASRWPYAGSVYQWSRHVRGTTAGWVAAWAYMWGLTIALGTLSYAASGFLLQIFGVVEPSRWQTASVAILIIALGTVVNMVGRRVLKIMVVASITCEIIGSVGLGIVLLAFYRENPFSALFSNAGIPDAASWTSGPMLLAIAFVGWSFLGFEAAGSVAEEVEDPERNVPKAIILGLLLVGIVVMFSSAALILAIPNLDEVVAAQTGDVVAETLTVHLGAGITKPLLAMFVIGFISSFLAVQAAVSRCIWGAARDRSLPGSTLLGGLAGPERLPVNAIGLTALVAIVFILLAGSEFYNVLVNFNIIGFYIAFGVPVIGAAIARLTGKWKPGPFTLGRWGAPVTYVASLWIVFETVNVAWPRTQPGQPWYINWASVLTTVVLAVVGAVIYLTVRRNITAPIGERLAAEDAHPADVALPER
- a CDS encoding polysaccharide deacetylase family protein, whose amino-acid sequence is MTAPATPVAWPAGKRCAASFSFDVDAESAMLAVDHAHADRMSAISHQAYGPLVGVPRILDILARHAITATFFVPGYTALRYPDVIRRIAGEGHEIAHHGYLHEAMAGLSATQEAAILDRGLEVLERVTGVRPVGYRAPMWELNWHSPMLLHERGFTYDSSLMDADHPYELAVGPAGDASLVEIPIQWALDDWEQYCFVPDFSGTGLIESPVKVAEMWRLEFDGLRSVGGCFVLTNHPFLSGRPSRATALEGLIEYACSLDDTWVTHLGAIAEHVRGLGLPPRSVVRPDPGDF
- the satS gene encoding protein export chaperone SatS, giving the protein MAAEIVPVRLGLTKGDLYTLWAPSWRDADDEWQGFLGKDEDLYAFSSVAELAAFVKTSTDNDLTDHPAWPALTEATAHRCDPHDDHVYDLVDVPEVVAAKPTEESVTTLLRALSIVQSLGSVCDLTPVAKFFNGNPVLGSLGGGLEAFAGRPGRKRWSEIETVIGRNWDGVLDSIDEIVTVPDVDAAAVEKAEAEMAEPAPKPEETDEPVIDDVAGTDGEDTDEEDALAAHAEHQLLGDDEDFWTRVGIDPIRIMTSSGTYYTLRCYVGDEPRFLGRNGRISVFGSERALARYLADEHESDLSSFDTYDDIRTAAIDGSLRIDVTEDNVYVLSGLADDLADGPDAVDREQLELVVELLRDVSDYAEDTSVDAALDGDQPLGRLVGYVLEPSGAEPSGPHAKAVAQWEKLEAFVESRLRTE
- the speB gene encoding agmatinase, which codes for MSDAIVGQVDGQEVPRYAGLTTFARLPRREDVPRCDVAVVGIPFDTGVTYRPGARFGPSHIRQASRLLRPYNPELRVSPFAHQQVVDAGDMVANPFDIGVAVDQIDAQATELIDAGAKLVTMGGDHTIAYPLLRAHRRRYGPVALLHFDAHLDTWDTYFDTPVTHGTPFRRAAEEGLFVPGHSAHVGIRGSLYSPADLDDDAGMGFTVVHCAEFERTSTDAVIERLRAQVGDRPLYVSVDIDVLDPAHAPATGTPEAGGMTSRELLAILRGLDGTNLVGADVVEVSPAYDHAEITGVAAANLVYEFVSLLARGAAR